From the Methanoculleus caldifontis genome, the window CCCATCGAGATCTTCCACCGCGGAGGAGGCGAGGCGGACCTCTCCATCGACGGCGACGTCTTCCGCGGCCGGCTCGAACCCGCCGCCCTCCACTGCCCCCGCCAGGCCTATATCACCGTCAGCGGGTCGTGTATCTTCCACTGCCGCTACTGTATGGTCCCGTCTCTCCCCGGCCGGCGGAAAGGGGTTGAAGAAATCGTCGGGATGGTCGCGGGCGTGGCCGACCGGATCGACGCCGTCTCGATCACGAGCGGCGTCGCCTCCTCGATCGAGGAGGAGGAGGCATACGTCCTCGAGGTCGTGGCAGCGCTCGCCTCGTTCGACCTCCCTATCGGGGTCTCGATCTATCCCGGGCCGGAGACCCCTGCCCGGCTCCGTGCCCTCGGCGTCGCCGAGGTGAAGTTCAACCTCGAGGCGGCGACTGAGGCGCTCTTCTGCGAGATGTGCCCCGACCTCTCGTGGGACGGGGTCTGGGACTCCCTGCAATCGTCCGTCGCGCTCTTCGGACCGGGCAGGGTCTACTCGAACGTCATCGTCGGCCTCGGCGAGAGCGACGGCGATCTCGAGCGGGTGATGGGCGACCTCGCCGCGGCCGGGGTCATCCCGGTCCTCCGGCCGCTCACCCCGGCGGCATCCCTCGCCGACCGGCCCCGGCCGTCCGCAGAACGGCTGCTCCGGCTCTACAAGGCTCACGACAGGATCCTCCAGCAGGCCGGTCTCGACCCCCGCCGGGCGCTCACGATGTGTTCGGCATGCACCGGGTGCGACCTTACGCCGGGGAGGGACGTATGAAGGGCACCGAGGCGCTCGCCCTCGCGATCCTCCGGGCTGCCGACCGCTGCTACGCCGTCCCCGGCTACCCGGTCACGGACCTCGTTGCCTCGGCCGGGGCCGCGCTCACCGTCAACGAGAAGGTGGCGCTCGAGTACGCCCTCGGCGACTCGCTCTCCGGGAGGAGGGCCGCCGTGATCGTCAAGAATGTCGGCCTCAACGCCTGCGCCGACCCGCTGGTCCACGCCACCGCCCAGGGTCTCCGGGCGGGGGTCGTGGTGGTCGTCGGCGACGATCTCCGCGCGGCCGGATCGGACGTCGTGCAGGACTCGCGTTACTACGGCGAGGTGGCCCGGGTGCCGGTCATCGAGCCCGACTGCGAGACGATCGGCCAGGCCGTCGAGGCGGCCTTCGAGGTCTCGGAGACCTTTTCACGGGTCGCTCTCGTCAGGGTCACGCCCGACCTCCTCGAAGCGGACGTCCCGGAACCTTCCTTCCTCCGCAACGACCGCGAGGGGAGCCTCGCGGAACCGGACCTCACGATGGCCGGACGGGCGCGGGCAGCGGACCGGCGGACGGCGGCGATGTTTGCCTGGTCGCGGTCCTCGCCTCTCAACCGCTCCGCCGGAGGGGCGTTCCGCGCCGTCACCGTCTACCCGCCCCCGGCAGACCCTGAGGTGCTCGCCCTGGTCCCCGAGACCGGCCGCCCCTTCCTCTCCGAGCACCGGCTGCTCTCCCCTCCAGAACCCGCCGGAGAACCGGAGCGGTTCTCCTCGCGGGGCTACTGCCGGACGTTCTGCCGGACCTGCCCGTTCCATTCCGCGCTCGGTATCCTCTCCGAACGCGGGATGCGGGTCGTCTGCGACGCCGGGTGCGCGATCCTCGCGATGAACCCCCCCTACCGGGTCGGGCTTGCGACCTACGGCCTCGGCTCGTCGGTCGCCGTGGCGGCGACCGGTCCGGGCGTCGCGCTCACCGGCGACTACGCGCTCCTGCACTCGGGGTTAAACGCCCTCATCGACGTCTACGAACGAAACCTCCCGCTCCTCTGTATCGTCCTCGCGAACAACCGGATGGGGATGACCGGCGGTCACCCCGTCCCCGAGATCCTTCGCTACATCGCCTGGGCGGACCCGGTCATCTGCGCTGCGGACGACACCGCAGCGCTTCGCCGGGCCCTCGTCCCCCCGAGAGGGGGACCCCGGACGGTGATCGTCGAAGGCGCCTGCCCTGA encodes:
- a CDS encoding radical SAM protein, translated to MDWRRLKARVLEAGAVRLTGRPADGYVSRSAAGPSAGSSGSLFFSTGAGRRVRAGIDEGSPIEIFHRGGGEADLSIDGDVFRGRLEPAALHCPRQAYITVSGSCIFHCRYCMVPSLPGRRKGVEEIVGMVAGVADRIDAVSITSGVASSIEEEEAYVLEVVAALASFDLPIGVSIYPGPETPARLRALGVAEVKFNLEAATEALFCEMCPDLSWDGVWDSLQSSVALFGPGRVYSNVIVGLGESDGDLERVMGDLAAAGVIPVLRPLTPAASLADRPRPSAERLLRLYKAHDRILQQAGLDPRRALTMCSACTGCDLTPGRDV
- a CDS encoding thiamine pyrophosphate-dependent enzyme — its product is MKGTEALALAILRAADRCYAVPGYPVTDLVASAGAALTVNEKVALEYALGDSLSGRRAAVIVKNVGLNACADPLVHATAQGLRAGVVVVVGDDLRAAGSDVVQDSRYYGEVARVPVIEPDCETIGQAVEAAFEVSETFSRVALVRVTPDLLEADVPEPSFLRNDREGSLAEPDLTMAGRARAADRRTAAMFAWSRSSPLNRSAGGAFRAVTVYPPPADPEVLALVPETGRPFLSEHRLLSPPEPAGEPERFSSRGYCRTFCRTCPFHSALGILSERGMRVVCDAGCAILAMNPPYRVGLATYGLGSSVAVAATGPGVALTGDYALLHSGLNALIDVYERNLPLLCIVLANNRMGMTGGHPVPEILRYIAWADPVICAADDTAALRRALVPPRGGPRTVIVEGACPEGEEHATVAYRDL